The proteins below come from a single uncultured Carboxylicivirga sp. genomic window:
- a CDS encoding Gfo/Idh/MocA family oxidoreductase: MKKIHWGIIGCGDVTELKSGPAFSKVDGSDLHMVMRRDLLLVQDYAQRHNVPEWTVNADDLINNKKVNAIYVATPPGVHADYAIKAMKAGKPVYVEKPMAATYQQCKEMIKVSEETGVPLFVAYYRRTLPGFLKVKELIDGGEIGKPLYVNIRLTRPALNIELQGGDSFWRLDKDKAGGGIFFDLASHQLDFMDYLFGPIVEATGLTANRGGYYTVEDTVSASFRFENGVLGNGLWSFVTNDHVDEDMMEIVGVEGKIVFSGFQHHPIILYKSGEEIEYPYLNPENIQYNLIKQVVEQLQGKGQCVSTGITAARTNKIMQLITGQ, translated from the coding sequence ATGAAAAAAATACATTGGGGTATTATAGGTTGTGGTGATGTTACTGAATTGAAAAGTGGTCCGGCTTTCAGTAAGGTTGATGGAAGTGACTTGCATATGGTGATGCGTCGTGATCTGCTTCTGGTGCAGGATTATGCACAAAGGCACAATGTCCCGGAATGGACGGTTAATGCCGATGACTTAATCAATAATAAAAAGGTGAATGCTATTTATGTGGCGACACCTCCTGGAGTACATGCTGATTATGCCATTAAAGCGATGAAGGCTGGCAAACCGGTTTATGTTGAAAAACCAATGGCTGCAACTTATCAGCAATGTAAGGAGATGATAAAAGTATCGGAAGAAACGGGTGTGCCTTTATTTGTTGCTTATTATCGTCGTACATTGCCTGGTTTTTTAAAAGTAAAAGAATTGATTGATGGTGGAGAAATTGGGAAACCTTTGTACGTTAATATACGATTAACACGTCCTGCTTTAAATATCGAATTACAAGGTGGAGATTCATTTTGGCGTTTGGATAAGGATAAGGCCGGAGGAGGTATTTTCTTTGATTTAGCCTCGCATCAGCTTGATTTTATGGATTATCTATTTGGCCCCATTGTGGAAGCTACAGGATTAACAGCGAACAGGGGTGGATATTATACAGTTGAAGATACAGTTAGTGCCTCTTTTCGTTTCGAAAATGGGGTTTTGGGTAATGGATTATGGTCGTTTGTTACCAATGATCATGTCGATGAAGATATGATGGAAATAGTTGGTGTAGAGGGAAAAATAGTATTTTCAGGTTTTCAGCATCATCCAATTATTTTGTATAAAAGTGGTGAGGAAATTGAGTATCCTTATTTAAATCCTGAGAATATTCAGTATAACCTTATTAAACAAGTTGTTGAACAATTGCAAGGTAAGGGACAATGCGTTAGTACAGGTATTACGGCTGCCCGAACCAATAAAATAATGCAGTTGATTACTGGTCAGTAA
- a CDS encoding metallophosphoesterase → MNFRENILFTKQSDNHNHTQHDGYDIIGDVHGYYTELQMLLKRMGYSNDNGYWMHPRRKAVFVGDFINRGPNSRKVIQAIRAMIDNDTGYAILGNHEINAITYFTKRSDGRPIRMPRNNNRKLLDNFFIEYKNDYEELQRDIKWMRTLPLFLELGKIRIVHAYWNDKHIARVKGMYEKGRLRKKYLKEAVKKESTLYTPFLQTIKGIEINLPKDLIIKDSNNITRTNFRVKWWVEPHGHTFDSLSYGNRFSLPKYTIPNELITKYDIYPDDDPMVFVGHYCVGNGVMIPQKNICCVDACIANGGRLAAYRYSGEKRMDKNRFVFVDKKIKVD, encoded by the coding sequence GTGAATTTCAGAGAAAACATACTTTTTACAAAACAATCGGATAATCATAACCACACACAACATGATGGTTATGATATCATTGGAGATGTTCACGGTTATTATACCGAATTACAAATGCTTTTAAAACGCATGGGATATTCCAATGATAATGGGTATTGGATGCACCCCAGGCGTAAAGCAGTTTTTGTGGGTGATTTTATCAATCGTGGACCTAACAGCCGAAAAGTGATTCAAGCCATTCGTGCAATGATTGATAATGATACAGGTTATGCGATTCTTGGAAATCACGAAATCAATGCCATTACCTATTTTACTAAGCGTAGCGATGGACGCCCTATACGTATGCCTCGTAACAATAATCGGAAATTACTCGACAATTTCTTTATTGAATACAAAAATGACTACGAGGAACTTCAAAGAGACATTAAATGGATGAGAACCCTTCCTTTATTTCTTGAATTGGGTAAAATACGAATTGTACATGCTTACTGGAATGATAAGCATATTGCGAGAGTAAAAGGAATGTACGAAAAAGGCCGATTAAGAAAAAAATACCTTAAAGAGGCTGTAAAAAAAGAAAGTACACTCTACACCCCTTTTTTACAAACCATTAAGGGTATCGAAATAAACTTGCCTAAAGATTTAATAATTAAAGATTCAAACAATATTACTCGTACTAATTTTCGTGTAAAATGGTGGGTTGAACCTCATGGACATACATTTGACAGTTTAAGCTACGGAAATAGATTCTCCCTACCGAAATACACCATTCCTAATGAATTAATCACCAAATATGATATTTATCCCGATGATGATCCTATGGTATTTGTTGGGCATTATTGTGTTGGTAATGGTGTTATGATTCCTCAAAAAAATATTTGCTGCGTTGATGCGTGTATTGCTAACGGTGGTCGTCTGGCGGCCTATAGGTATAGCGGAGAAAAAAGAATGGATAAGAACAGATTTGTTTTTGTAGATAAAAAAATAAAGGTTGATTAA
- a CDS encoding alpha/beta hydrolase, with amino-acid sequence MKKFKYFTLFTLFSGILQINAQNTFPVDSSYNIPREQRKFVKRYPYAFPAKDSLPKAVIEFRDVIYLTLDDTPFGKRDLHLDIFKPQKEGTYPALIMIHGGGWRSGNKSMQIPMAQMIAKEGFVTIAVEYQLSLEAQYPAPVHNIKAAIRWIRANAKKYNINPDKIAISGCSAGGQLAALVGMTNGIEHFEGNMGVSGYSSDVQAIMDIDGVINFLAPSSLNLKRKPNSADINWFGGSFYEKPEIWKEASSIYWANENSVPILFLNSGYSRFHAGQDELIGMLEEWGIYYEVHKFNLKVHPFWLFHPWVDETTLYMIDFLNKVFQ; translated from the coding sequence ATGAAAAAATTCAAATACTTCACGTTATTTACTTTATTTTCAGGTATCTTACAGATTAATGCCCAAAATACTTTTCCGGTAGATTCAAGCTATAATATTCCTCGAGAACAACGAAAATTTGTAAAAAGATATCCTTACGCTTTTCCGGCAAAAGATAGTTTACCAAAAGCAGTTATTGAATTTCGCGATGTCATATATCTCACTCTTGACGATACTCCTTTTGGCAAACGCGACTTGCATCTTGATATTTTCAAGCCCCAAAAAGAAGGAACGTATCCTGCTTTGATTATGATTCATGGTGGAGGTTGGCGATCAGGCAATAAAAGTATGCAAATTCCAATGGCACAAATGATAGCCAAAGAAGGTTTCGTAACCATAGCAGTAGAATATCAATTATCGTTGGAAGCGCAATACCCAGCTCCTGTGCATAATATTAAAGCTGCCATTCGCTGGATTCGTGCAAACGCAAAAAAATACAATATCAATCCTGACAAAATTGCTATATCGGGATGCTCTGCCGGAGGACAATTGGCAGCATTAGTTGGAATGACCAACGGCATTGAACATTTCGAGGGAAATATGGGAGTCTCAGGTTACTCCAGCGACGTACAAGCCATAATGGATATTGATGGCGTTATCAACTTTTTAGCTCCATCCTCACTTAACCTTAAGCGCAAACCCAACTCTGCCGACATTAACTGGTTTGGTGGTTCTTTTTACGAAAAACCAGAGATTTGGAAAGAAGCATCCTCAATATACTGGGCCAACGAAAATTCAGTTCCTATACTGTTTTTAAATAGTGGCTATTCAAGGTTTCATGCCGGACAGGATGAATTAATTGGAATGCTTGAAGAATGGGGTATTTATTACGAAGTTCATAAATTCAACCTTAAAGTTCATCCTTTTTGGCTATTTCATCCATGGGTTGACGAAACAACTTTGTATATGATTGATTTTCTTAATAAGGTCTTCCAATAA
- a CDS encoding DUF4199 domain-containing protein, with protein sequence MKKFAIEIKWGITFFAVIILWTVFEKIIGLHDVHIDLHPKITNLFAIPAIGVYVMALIEKRKIDFGGKMTWLQGFVSGLIITFVVALLSPLGQVLVYEYLSPEYFENIIAYSVKNNLSTQVEAEGYFNLTSYIYMSVVSALMLGFVTSAVVAFFVKKK encoded by the coding sequence ATGAAGAAATTTGCAATTGAGATTAAATGGGGAATTACTTTTTTTGCTGTTATTATACTGTGGACTGTTTTCGAGAAAATAATTGGGCTTCATGATGTACATATCGATCTTCACCCAAAAATTACAAATTTATTTGCCATACCTGCTATTGGAGTTTATGTAATGGCACTGATCGAAAAAAGAAAGATTGACTTTGGTGGTAAGATGACATGGTTACAAGGATTTGTGAGTGGTTTAATTATTACTTTTGTTGTGGCATTATTAAGCCCTTTAGGACAGGTTCTTGTGTATGAATATCTTTCTCCTGAGTATTTTGAAAATATCATTGCTTATTCAGTCAAAAATAATTTATCGACTCAAGTGGAAGCAGAAGGATATTTTAATCTTACCAGCTATATTTATATGAGTGTTGTGAGTGCATTAATGCTAGGATTTGTAACATCTGCAGTGGTTGCTTTCTTTGTTAAAAAGAAATAA
- a CDS encoding DUF3307 domain-containing protein, producing the protein MQIIVLLKLLLAHFIGDFIIQRDSWVRDRRKKGLKSVYLYLHVFIIALLSYLFLAQWHLWGIILLVFVLHLLIDIWKNYQEQYTFQTFIVDQALHLISIIFIWFILSRSHLPEVFSNIENADKIWIYSFGYLFILWPCGIFIREFTTKWRSQLEKDGIPDTGLANAGKWIGYLERILVLTFILTGMYTSIGFLIAAKSLLRLNPKDEYKSRQFSEYILVGTLFSFTITILLGLSLKMMAKAI; encoded by the coding sequence ATGCAAATAATTGTACTACTAAAACTACTACTTGCGCATTTTATTGGAGATTTTATTATTCAACGAGATTCGTGGGTAAGAGATCGCAGAAAAAAAGGACTTAAGTCTGTTTATCTATACCTACACGTTTTTATCATTGCACTTCTATCTTATTTATTCCTGGCTCAATGGCATTTATGGGGAATCATCTTATTAGTATTCGTCCTTCATTTACTCATTGATATCTGGAAAAACTATCAGGAACAATACACCTTTCAAACGTTTATTGTGGATCAGGCTCTACATTTGATCTCAATTATTTTTATATGGTTTATACTTTCACGTTCGCACCTTCCGGAGGTATTCTCAAATATTGAAAATGCCGATAAAATATGGATTTATTCATTTGGATATTTATTTATATTATGGCCCTGCGGTATTTTCATCAGAGAGTTTACTACTAAATGGCGAAGTCAGCTCGAAAAAGATGGGATTCCCGACACCGGTTTAGCCAATGCCGGTAAATGGATTGGATATCTCGAACGCATATTGGTGTTAACATTCATTTTAACCGGAATGTATACATCTATAGGCTTTTTAATTGCAGCTAAATCACTTTTGCGGCTTAATCCTAAGGATGAATATAAATCACGACAATTCTCTGAATACATTCTGGTTGGTACCCTTTTCAGTTTTACTATTACCATTCTTTTAGGCCTCTCATTAAAAATGATGGCTAAAGCAATATAA
- a CDS encoding penicillin-binding transpeptidase domain-containing protein yields MKFNLIYFMIVGFLLFKSFQINAQSKEVEIARLFNGTQGCIVISKFDNSEIYYFNKDQCQQRFSPCSTFKIPNSLIALQTGVASGTDFVIQWDSIRNPHEDWMDEAEPFKYWCKDQTMESALKYSVVWYYQEIARRIGEQRMEQAINDLKYGNQDISSALDRFWLCGSMQISAIEQIAFLRRFYNEKLSGFSRENIDAVKEIMLYEKTDDYKLYGKTGGGKCWPDQVVGWYVGFVETPRGPYVFAMNMLAKDFKQFSNNRRQEVVKQIFKVLGYI; encoded by the coding sequence ATGAAATTCAACTTAATATACTTCATGATTGTCGGTTTTTTATTATTCAAATCCTTCCAAATTAATGCTCAATCAAAAGAAGTTGAGATTGCACGATTGTTTAATGGAACACAAGGCTGTATTGTAATCTCAAAATTTGACAATTCAGAGATTTATTATTTCAATAAAGATCAATGTCAGCAGCGGTTTTCACCTTGTTCAACTTTTAAAATACCAAATTCGCTAATTGCATTACAAACAGGTGTTGCTTCCGGAACTGATTTTGTAATCCAGTGGGATAGTATTAGAAATCCTCATGAGGATTGGATGGATGAAGCTGAACCTTTTAAATATTGGTGTAAGGATCAGACTATGGAATCGGCACTAAAGTATTCTGTTGTATGGTATTATCAGGAAATAGCACGAAGAATAGGTGAGCAAAGAATGGAACAGGCTATTAATGATTTGAAATATGGTAATCAGGATATCTCAAGTGCTTTGGATCGTTTTTGGTTGTGTGGTTCAATGCAGATATCGGCAATAGAACAAATAGCTTTTTTACGACGCTTTTATAATGAAAAGCTTAGCGGATTCTCAAGAGAAAATATTGATGCAGTTAAGGAGATAATGCTTTATGAAAAGACGGATGATTATAAACTATATGGTAAAACAGGAGGCGGAAAATGCTGGCCAGATCAGGTAGTTGGCTGGTATGTAGGATTTGTCGAAACACCTCGTGGTCCGTATGTCTTTGCAATGAATATGTTGGCTAAAGATTTTAAGCAATTTAGTAATAATAGGAGACAAGAAGTAGTAAAACAAATTTTTAAAGTATTGGGATATATTTAA